A genomic segment from Polyangium mundeleinium encodes:
- a CDS encoding patatin-like phospholipase family protein codes for MSRLKVAFVASGGAVRGLAHLGVLKACEELGVLPEIFVGTSSGALISATYGQDIPLDVLLDAYRLPWRRRHRGPRLFPSTFLGLPRPAELLDPGHLVSGIFSADRLETYLSSFLPINDFRKLPNPVFVTAVDIDTGERVVFGPGYEETTPVSRAVAASCCVPGIFRPFRIGSRYYVNGEVARTLSADIAIAAGADVVIVSNVYRPERVREGRRSLARRGPFPVLRQSLSVLLTEKERQGVELYGKLHPHVTFLDIAPEIGAFSYLNRFAVRSLVLRGYRQALRVLAEAKEKGLFERTNKQTSPLN; via the coding sequence ATGAGTCGCCTCAAGGTCGCGTTCGTGGCGTCGGGCGGGGCCGTGCGAGGCCTCGCGCACCTCGGGGTCCTCAAGGCTTGCGAGGAGCTCGGCGTCTTGCCGGAGATCTTCGTGGGAACGAGCTCCGGCGCGCTCATCTCCGCGACCTATGGCCAGGACATCCCGCTCGACGTCCTGCTCGACGCGTATCGCCTGCCGTGGCGGCGCCGTCATCGCGGCCCTCGGCTCTTCCCATCCACGTTCCTCGGCCTGCCGAGGCCCGCGGAGCTGCTCGATCCGGGGCACCTCGTCTCGGGGATCTTCTCGGCCGACCGGCTGGAGACCTACCTCTCGAGCTTCTTGCCCATCAACGATTTCCGCAAGCTCCCGAACCCCGTGTTCGTGACCGCCGTGGACATCGACACGGGCGAGCGCGTGGTGTTCGGACCAGGCTACGAGGAGACGACGCCCGTGAGCCGAGCAGTCGCAGCGAGCTGCTGCGTGCCCGGGATTTTCCGCCCGTTCCGCATCGGGAGCAGGTACTACGTGAACGGCGAGGTGGCGCGCACGCTCTCGGCGGACATCGCGATCGCGGCGGGGGCCGACGTGGTGATCGTCTCGAACGTGTACAGGCCCGAGCGCGTGCGCGAAGGGCGGCGCAGCCTGGCGCGACGCGGCCCCTTCCCCGTCTTGCGGCAGTCGCTGAGCGTGCTGCTCACAGAGAAGGAGCGGCAGGGCGTGGAGCTTTACGGAAAACTCCACCCGCACGTCACGTTCCTCGACATCGCGCCGGAGATCGGGGCCTTCAGCTACCTGAACCGCTTCGCGGTGCGATCGCTCGTGCTGCGAGGATATCGGCAAGCGCTGCGGGTGCTGGCCGAGGCGAAGGAGAAGGGCCTGTTCGAGCGGACGAACAAGCAGACGAGTCCGCTCAACTGA
- a CDS encoding beta-ketoacyl synthase N-terminal-like domain-containing protein, whose translation MSDACVIAVGAVSALGVGPSAYHAGDVGAPARVVLTRDEELARAGLARPFAARAPGSLPLPAGTSFEDQAATLLACALGQIVPSLDEMRPGWRDERLGIAVGTSSGGMLGATRWFAAREAWARGEEVREDERAALARRATYFAPFDEAFAAADLSGPNVCRRVHLVAACAASTLAIGLGLRWLDRGACDLVIAGGYDAVSGFVATGFEALRATTASRPRPFRIGRDGMSLGEGAGLVALVREEHTRGASVFVRVAGFGASTDAVHITAPDRTGDGLARAGAAAIADSGLAPASMGLVSAHATATPFNDAMESRAIARLFENSPAPVVHPFKAQIGHTLGAAGVLESLAAADALRRGIAPAAAGEGELDPDAAVSLLDRAEARPLDAALKLSAAFGGANAALVLTRAPSGRVPRQARPVYLHAHAAITSVDLVELSALTGVARDRLARLDPLCRLGMRAVAELARVVGREALAGAGIVAGHALATLDTNDRFDARRRARGPGAVDPRLFPATSPNAVAGECAIVYQLRGPSFAVNAGLDGGTEALSVGAELVAMGDADRVVVLAVDDAGPVARDLLSCTSASDRAYAEGAVAVLLGVSAENALALIDPDITSDHDAGPLGHLALQANVLDFVTKWRSACRR comes from the coding sequence GTGAGTGATGCATGCGTGATCGCGGTGGGCGCCGTCTCGGCGCTCGGCGTGGGGCCGAGCGCGTACCACGCGGGGGACGTCGGCGCGCCGGCGCGTGTGGTCCTTACGCGGGACGAAGAGCTCGCCCGCGCAGGCCTCGCCCGTCCTTTCGCCGCGCGCGCGCCCGGCTCGCTCCCGCTCCCCGCGGGCACGTCCTTCGAGGACCAAGCGGCGACGCTGCTCGCCTGCGCGCTCGGACAGATCGTTCCTTCCCTCGACGAAATGCGCCCGGGTTGGCGTGACGAGCGCCTCGGGATCGCCGTCGGCACGTCGAGCGGCGGGATGCTCGGGGCGACGCGGTGGTTCGCGGCCCGCGAAGCCTGGGCCCGCGGCGAGGAGGTTCGCGAGGACGAACGCGCCGCGCTCGCCCGACGCGCCACCTACTTCGCGCCCTTCGACGAAGCGTTCGCCGCGGCGGATCTTTCGGGCCCCAACGTTTGTCGTCGCGTGCACCTCGTCGCCGCGTGCGCCGCTTCGACCCTGGCGATTGGCCTCGGCCTGCGATGGCTCGACCGGGGCGCCTGTGACCTCGTGATCGCCGGCGGCTACGACGCGGTCTCGGGCTTCGTCGCCACCGGCTTCGAGGCCCTGCGCGCGACCACGGCCTCGCGCCCCCGACCTTTCCGTATCGGCCGCGACGGCATGAGCCTCGGTGAAGGCGCCGGCCTCGTCGCGCTCGTCCGCGAGGAGCACACCCGCGGCGCTTCGGTGTTCGTCCGTGTCGCCGGCTTCGGCGCCTCCACGGACGCCGTGCACATCACCGCGCCCGATCGCACCGGCGACGGCCTCGCGCGCGCGGGCGCCGCCGCGATCGCGGACAGCGGCCTCGCGCCCGCGTCGATGGGCCTCGTCAGCGCCCACGCGACCGCCACTCCCTTCAACGACGCGATGGAATCCCGCGCGATCGCCCGGCTCTTCGAAAACTCCCCCGCACCCGTCGTGCACCCCTTCAAGGCCCAGATCGGCCACACGCTCGGCGCGGCCGGCGTGCTCGAATCGCTCGCCGCCGCGGATGCGCTTCGCCGCGGGATCGCGCCCGCCGCGGCCGGGGAAGGCGAGCTCGATCCGGACGCTGCCGTCTCCCTGCTCGATCGCGCCGAAGCGCGCCCACTCGACGCTGCGCTCAAGCTCTCGGCTGCGTTTGGCGGCGCGAACGCGGCGCTCGTCCTCACGCGCGCGCCGAGCGGTCGCGTGCCGAGGCAAGCGCGCCCCGTGTACCTGCACGCGCACGCCGCGATCACGAGCGTCGATCTCGTCGAGCTCTCCGCACTGACGGGGGTCGCGCGGGATCGCCTCGCGCGGCTCGATCCGCTCTGTCGGCTCGGAATGCGCGCCGTCGCCGAGCTTGCGCGTGTCGTGGGGCGCGAGGCCCTCGCAGGCGCCGGCATCGTCGCGGGACACGCGCTCGCCACGCTCGACACGAACGATCGCTTCGACGCGCGCCGCCGCGCGCGAGGCCCCGGCGCCGTCGATCCACGCCTCTTCCCGGCCACCTCGCCAAACGCCGTCGCGGGCGAGTGCGCGATCGTCTACCAGCTCCGCGGCCCGAGCTTCGCCGTCAACGCAGGCCTCGACGGCGGGACCGAGGCGCTCTCCGTCGGCGCGGAGCTCGTCGCGATGGGCGACGCGGATCGTGTCGTCGTGCTCGCGGTCGACGATGCCGGCCCTGTCGCGCGTGATCTTCTGTCATGCACGTCCGCCTCGGACCGCGCCTACGCCGAGGGCGCGGTGGCCGTGTTGCTCGGCGTTTCCGCCGAAAATGCGCTTGCTTTGATCGACCCTGACATCACGAGCGACCACGACGCGGGCCCTCTCGGGCACCTTGCCTTGCAGGCAAACGTCCTCGATTTCGTGACAAAATGGCGGTCGGCTTGCCGGAGGTAG
- a CDS encoding beta-ketoacyl-[acyl-carrier-protein] synthase family protein codes for MRIWVTGIGVVSPLGRGAGVTMDRLLAGDRAFGELSIFHLPDMRTRLAAEVPGISAAEVAPEGDAEAWSRTDAMSVLAVREALAQAGVAPAAGPIDLIVGGTTAGMYETEDLLAELSRDADAIKPLRAMLTHPLSSTADHVRAAVGPFRRVRSLCSACSSGANALLLAAAWIRAGVSPCVVAGGADGLCRLTYTGFGALSAVDPNPCRPFDKRRAGLNLGEGAAFLVLEPEDASRARGVTRPIAELVGWGVGAEAHHITNPEREGRTAARVMQAALSKASLSPADIDHVNAHGTATPLNDSMEAAAIRACFGPDAERVLVSSVKGQIGHTLGAAGAIEAAVSVMTIARGEIPPTQGLEEVDPACPLMHATRATKADVRAVMSNSFGFGGTDTSLVFAAPGVFPAPQAPPRRAVVVVSAATIGPLGVLGARENDVYLEPGPPPAPGPIHFNAADHLDVGRARRLDRAGRLSAVAIQRALRDAGLDPLDPSIGVEVGAILGAAFGSVDGSTAFMRRIYEKGVKFASPADFPNLVPSSPVGHASIYLGLRGPVFAVADLGVTAECAVVTAADLIAVGEGEVLAAGSVEEASPMIERCLGPICSGETRGVRSEGASAILLEAEEHAKARGIRPLARLPWWTSWRGAGEGALDAVPAPPHRAAVLTGQEDLPPGLRLPEAWARVPHRAVAPRSGVHEGAGGFAMAAALAAIARGELDAALVVGHAPERGYALLLTAERSPDEPGSS; via the coding sequence ATGCGCATCTGGGTGACCGGCATTGGCGTCGTCTCGCCCCTCGGGCGCGGGGCCGGCGTCACCATGGACAGGCTGCTCGCGGGCGATCGCGCCTTCGGCGAGCTCTCGATTTTCCACCTGCCCGACATGCGCACGCGGCTCGCCGCGGAGGTCCCCGGGATCTCGGCGGCCGAGGTCGCGCCCGAGGGTGATGCCGAGGCGTGGTCGCGCACGGACGCGATGAGCGTGCTCGCGGTGCGCGAGGCGCTCGCGCAGGCCGGCGTCGCGCCCGCGGCCGGGCCCATCGATCTGATCGTCGGCGGCACGACCGCCGGCATGTACGAGACTGAAGATTTGCTCGCGGAGCTGTCGCGGGACGCGGATGCGATCAAGCCGCTCCGGGCGATGCTCACGCACCCGCTCTCGTCGACGGCCGATCACGTGCGCGCCGCGGTGGGGCCGTTTCGGCGCGTGCGCAGCTTGTGCAGCGCGTGTTCGAGCGGGGCGAACGCGCTCCTGCTCGCGGCGGCCTGGATCCGCGCGGGCGTCTCTCCGTGCGTGGTCGCGGGCGGCGCCGACGGGCTCTGCCGGCTCACGTACACGGGGTTCGGCGCGCTCTCGGCCGTGGACCCGAACCCGTGCCGCCCGTTCGACAAACGCCGCGCGGGCCTGAACCTCGGCGAGGGCGCGGCGTTCCTCGTGCTCGAACCCGAAGACGCGAGCCGCGCGCGGGGCGTGACGCGACCGATCGCGGAGCTCGTCGGCTGGGGCGTGGGCGCCGAGGCGCACCACATCACGAACCCCGAGCGCGAGGGGCGGACGGCGGCGCGCGTGATGCAGGCGGCGCTTTCGAAAGCGAGCCTCTCGCCCGCGGACATCGACCACGTGAACGCGCACGGGACGGCGACGCCGCTGAACGACTCGATGGAGGCGGCCGCGATCCGCGCTTGTTTCGGGCCCGACGCCGAGCGCGTCCTCGTCTCCTCGGTGAAGGGCCAGATCGGGCACACGCTCGGGGCCGCGGGCGCGATCGAGGCGGCCGTGTCGGTCATGACGATCGCGCGGGGCGAGATCCCGCCGACGCAGGGGCTCGAAGAGGTCGATCCCGCGTGCCCGCTCATGCACGCGACGCGCGCGACGAAGGCGGACGTGCGTGCGGTGATGTCGAATTCGTTCGGCTTCGGAGGAACGGACACATCGCTCGTGTTCGCCGCGCCGGGCGTGTTCCCCGCCCCGCAGGCGCCGCCGCGGCGCGCGGTGGTGGTGGTCTCCGCGGCGACCATCGGCCCGCTCGGGGTGCTCGGCGCGCGGGAGAACGACGTGTACCTGGAGCCTGGTCCTCCGCCCGCGCCGGGGCCGATCCACTTCAACGCGGCCGATCACCTCGACGTGGGCCGCGCGCGCAGGCTCGATCGGGCGGGCCGGCTGTCGGCGGTGGCGATTCAGCGGGCGCTGCGGGACGCGGGCCTCGATCCGCTCGATCCCTCGATCGGCGTGGAGGTTGGCGCGATCCTCGGCGCGGCGTTCGGCAGCGTGGATGGCTCGACCGCGTTCATGCGGCGCATCTACGAGAAGGGCGTGAAGTTCGCGAGCCCGGCGGATTTCCCGAACCTCGTGCCCTCGTCGCCCGTGGGGCACGCGTCGATCTACCTCGGGCTGCGCGGGCCTGTGTTCGCCGTGGCCGACCTCGGGGTGACGGCCGAGTGCGCGGTCGTGACGGCGGCGGATCTGATCGCGGTGGGCGAGGGGGAGGTGCTCGCGGCCGGCAGCGTGGAGGAGGCGAGCCCGATGATCGAGCGTTGCCTCGGCCCGATCTGTTCGGGCGAAACACGCGGGGTCCGCAGCGAGGGCGCGAGCGCGATCCTGCTCGAAGCCGAGGAGCACGCGAAGGCGCGGGGGATCCGGCCGCTCGCGCGCCTGCCCTGGTGGACGTCGTGGCGCGGCGCGGGCGAGGGTGCACTCGACGCCGTCCCGGCACCGCCCCACCGCGCTGCGGTCCTCACTGGGCAGGAGGATCTCCCGCCTGGCCTGCGTTTGCCCGAGGCCTGGGCGCGTGTCCCGCATCGCGCCGTCGCGCCGCGGTCGGGCGTGCACGAGGGCGCGGGCGGGTTCGCCATGGCCGCGGCCCTCGCCGCGATTGCGCGGGGTGAGCTCGACGCCGCGCTCGTCGTGGGGCACGCGCCCGAGCGGGGGTACGCCTTGCTGCTCACGGCCGAACGATCGCCGGACGAACCTGGTTCGTCGTGA
- a CDS encoding phosphopantetheine-binding protein: MDPADVRQKLKELMVTELNLEGKTPADIDDAAPLFGEGRGLGLDSLDALQLAMSVEEKFGVRVPEGDEARSIFASVDALTDHIVRAKAAA, encoded by the coding sequence ATGGATCCTGCGGACGTGCGGCAGAAGCTCAAGGAACTCATGGTCACCGAGCTCAACCTCGAAGGGAAGACGCCGGCGGACATCGACGACGCGGCGCCGCTCTTCGGCGAGGGGCGCGGGCTCGGGCTCGACTCGCTCGACGCGCTGCAGCTCGCCATGTCCGTGGAAGAAAAGTTCGGCGTGCGTGTCCCGGAGGGAGACGAGGCCCGCAGCATCTTCGCCTCGGTCGACGCGCTCACCGATCACATCGTGCGCGCGAAGGCCGCGGCCTGA
- a CDS encoding enoyl-CoA hydratase/isomerase family protein — protein sequence MALVECETRSRVAVLTLNDPPVNGYTHEMMKELDAAILACRFDDAVQAIVVTGHGEKFFCAGANINMLKAATPSFKYQFCLHANETLLRLEHTPKLVIAALNGHTVGGGLEVALACDLRVARRGAGKVGLPEVALGVLPGTGGTQRLARLVGKPRAIKLMCEGTTFDFDTALAYGLVDEVWDTETHAAFLDRAIAYAQGFTTPGRAALAVGRIKRAVQTGLEMGLEQGLAFERELQAELFASEDAREGIAAYVEKRKASFQGK from the coding sequence ATGGCTCTTGTCGAGTGCGAAACAAGATCTCGCGTCGCCGTCCTCACGCTGAACGACCCGCCGGTGAACGGCTACACGCACGAGATGATGAAGGAGCTCGACGCGGCGATCCTCGCTTGCCGCTTCGATGACGCGGTGCAGGCGATCGTCGTGACGGGTCACGGCGAGAAGTTCTTCTGCGCCGGCGCCAACATCAACATGCTGAAGGCCGCGACGCCGAGCTTCAAATACCAGTTCTGCTTGCACGCGAACGAGACGCTCCTGCGCCTCGAGCACACGCCGAAGCTCGTCATCGCCGCGCTGAACGGCCACACCGTGGGCGGCGGCCTGGAGGTCGCGCTCGCCTGTGATCTGCGCGTGGCGCGGCGCGGCGCCGGGAAGGTGGGCCTGCCCGAGGTCGCGCTCGGCGTCCTGCCGGGCACGGGCGGCACGCAACGCCTCGCGCGGCTCGTCGGAAAACCGCGCGCCATCAAGCTCATGTGCGAGGGCACGACGTTCGACTTCGACACGGCGCTCGCCTACGGCCTCGTCGACGAGGTCTGGGACACGGAGACCCACGCCGCGTTCCTCGACCGCGCGATCGCGTACGCCCAGGGCTTCACGACCCCAGGCCGCGCGGCCCTGGCCGTCGGGCGTATCAAGCGCGCGGTGCAGACCGGCCTGGAGATGGGCCTCGAGCAAGGCCTCGCCTTCGAGCGGGAGCTCCAGGCCGAGCTCTTCGCCTCCGAGGACGCCCGCGAGGGCATCGCGGCCTACGTCGAGAAACGCAAGGCGTCGTTCCAGGGCAAGTGA
- a CDS encoding DUF962 domain-containing protein has product MSTKDIESFEEFWPFYVREHSLKATRTFHFAGTTVAGLTALAAIALRRPALVPIALVAGYGPAWFSHFFIEKNKPASFKYPLWSFAADWVMWSKILTGKMDAEVERVMSSNGKGHDEDEATAGYTHYQAGTNGVN; this is encoded by the coding sequence ATGTCGACGAAGGACATCGAGAGCTTCGAGGAATTCTGGCCGTTTTACGTGCGCGAGCACAGCCTCAAGGCGACGCGCACCTTCCACTTCGCCGGGACGACCGTGGCGGGACTCACGGCCCTCGCGGCGATCGCCCTCCGCCGCCCGGCGCTCGTCCCGATCGCGCTCGTGGCCGGCTACGGGCCCGCGTGGTTCTCGCACTTCTTCATCGAGAAGAACAAGCCCGCGAGCTTCAAGTACCCGCTCTGGTCCTTCGCGGCCGACTGGGTGATGTGGAGCAAGATCCTCACGGGCAAGATGGACGCCGAGGTCGAGCGCGTGATGTCGAGCAACGGCAAGGGCCACGACGAGGACGAGGCCACGGCCGGCTACACGCACTACCAGGCCGGGACGAACGGCGTGAACTGA
- a CDS encoding class I SAM-dependent methyltransferase, producing MPTSDGAKSTSYERLHHIMAAAEDRSGPCAAQVFGLLRAQGMQIRSVLDVGCGLGSWLAAARDELGAEVLGVDGPWTNLDLLRIDRARFQVADLEKPLSLGRSFDLAISVEVGEHLPAEAAPVLVASLAKHAPVVLFSAAIPGQGGISHVNEQWPAYWATRFAEHGFGCYDVLRPLLWERSDVDWWYKQNLLLFVHEARAAEAGVRLGLGSPETPRRLVHPDVFAVRCPPRNIDIFYENGTAKGRYWECDRETGELRDGGR from the coding sequence ATGCCGACGTCCGACGGAGCGAAGAGCACCAGCTACGAGCGCCTGCACCACATCATGGCGGCGGCCGAGGACCGCAGCGGCCCGTGCGCGGCGCAGGTCTTCGGCCTTTTGCGTGCCCAGGGCATGCAGATCCGCAGCGTGCTCGATGTCGGCTGCGGCCTGGGATCGTGGCTGGCCGCCGCGCGGGACGAGCTCGGCGCGGAGGTGCTCGGCGTGGACGGGCCCTGGACGAACCTCGATTTGCTTCGAATCGACCGCGCCCGCTTCCAGGTGGCGGACCTCGAAAAGCCGCTGTCCCTCGGCCGGTCGTTCGATTTGGCGATTTCCGTCGAGGTGGGGGAGCATCTCCCCGCAGAAGCGGCCCCGGTGCTCGTGGCCTCGCTCGCGAAGCACGCCCCCGTCGTCCTTTTCTCGGCGGCGATTCCAGGGCAGGGAGGCATTTCGCACGTGAACGAGCAATGGCCCGCCTATTGGGCAACACGATTCGCGGAGCACGGATTCGGGTGCTACGACGTGCTGCGCCCGCTTCTGTGGGAGCGCAGCGACGTCGATTGGTGGTACAAGCAGAACCTGCTGCTTTTCGTCCACGAGGCGAGGGCCGCGGAGGCAGGGGTGCGGCTCGGGCTCGGCAGCCCCGAGACGCCGCGCCGGCTGGTCCACCCGGACGTATTCGCCGTGCGCTGCCCGCCTCGGAACATCGATATCTTTTACGAGAATGGGACGGCCAAGGGCCGGTACTGGGAGTGCGACCGCGAGACCGGTGAGCTGCGGGATGGCGGTCGCTGA
- a CDS encoding TetR/AcrR family transcriptional regulator, which translates to MIAKVFDPKPRKWPRQGRSRATFDALLDATARILEERGYEGLTTNGVAERAGASIGTLYEYFPDRETLVALLVEREARRVLAALEASMASLHGLPLEAAMRIWLEAMFAELESRRALVAALLTGVPFVGLLPIATEFPARLVGIAAAGGSHRREEITLDGLPSVFFLMANMLRGAYLAMLLEPPAGLSRACMLDDLTVLVMRMLRPSQPATPPATGEGS; encoded by the coding sequence ATGATCGCAAAAGTCTTTGATCCGAAGCCGCGCAAGTGGCCCCGGCAGGGGCGGTCCCGGGCCACCTTCGACGCGCTCCTGGATGCGACGGCTCGGATTCTTGAAGAGCGCGGCTACGAGGGGCTGACGACGAACGGGGTCGCGGAGCGCGCCGGCGCGAGCATCGGGACGCTCTACGAGTACTTCCCCGACCGCGAAACGCTGGTCGCGCTCCTCGTCGAGCGTGAAGCGCGCCGGGTGCTCGCGGCGCTGGAGGCGAGCATGGCCTCCCTCCATGGCCTTCCGCTCGAAGCGGCGATGCGGATCTGGCTCGAAGCGATGTTCGCGGAGCTCGAATCGCGCCGGGCGCTCGTGGCCGCGCTCCTGACGGGTGTTCCGTTCGTGGGCCTCTTGCCGATCGCGACGGAGTTTCCGGCGCGCCTCGTTGGCATCGCGGCCGCCGGGGGGAGCCATCGGCGCGAGGAGATCACGCTCGACGGGCTCCCTTCGGTCTTCTTCCTGATGGCAAACATGCTCCGCGGCGCCTACCTCGCGATGCTCCTCGAACCACCAGCCGGCCTGTCTCGCGCGTGCATGCTCGACGACCTGACGGTGCTCGTGATGCGCATGCTCCGCCCTTCGCAGCCCGCGACGCCTCCCGCCACCGGCGAGGGCTCATGA
- a CDS encoding oxygenase MpaB family protein, producing the protein MILGNQEMQETRMAAHASARAVPTRYQDPLVKESARNALFRKAYRLPPPREEHIARFRDTLFDGDPLADEVVRMFAELPRGEGYRLLARAVDEGIASIPEAPAPLVALFAELDARPEWVDNDQLELAARTADRVGMSGERVLSCICLTGGYRSSAANKPIAFTGALESMAYRRLAETSKFVFDLYESRTVARGSAGFRGAVMVRLMHAMVRVRLTDDPRWRMEAWGLPVNQADLLATNLLFSSVFVIGLRTLGHLITRREADALVHFWRYVGYLMGVRLDLLPHDFKEACALVYLSAATQPGGDEDSRKLAAALLAVPVEPDRPRPLVYIDAQWRAGFSRLVLGDDAGDELGLPNNAWKWLVLGSTAWNFATELVRLLLPGGNALFTRIRRARVRRNVERALDGKPPAYRPYPPRSESR; encoded by the coding sequence ATGATCCTGGGCAACCAGGAGATGCAGGAGACCCGCATGGCCGCCCACGCAAGCGCCCGCGCCGTTCCGACCCGGTACCAGGACCCTCTCGTGAAGGAGAGCGCGCGCAACGCGCTCTTCCGGAAGGCGTACCGACTTCCGCCGCCGCGCGAGGAGCACATCGCGCGCTTCCGCGACACCCTCTTCGACGGCGATCCGCTCGCGGACGAGGTCGTTCGAATGTTCGCCGAGCTGCCGCGCGGCGAGGGGTATCGCCTCCTGGCGCGCGCCGTCGACGAGGGCATCGCCAGCATTCCGGAGGCGCCCGCGCCGCTCGTCGCCCTTTTCGCCGAGCTCGACGCCCGGCCGGAATGGGTCGATAACGACCAACTCGAGCTCGCGGCGCGCACGGCGGATCGCGTGGGGATGAGCGGCGAGCGGGTCCTGAGCTGCATCTGCCTCACCGGCGGCTACCGCTCGTCGGCCGCGAACAAGCCGATCGCATTCACGGGCGCTCTCGAATCCATGGCGTATCGGCGGCTCGCGGAGACCTCGAAATTCGTCTTCGACCTGTACGAGTCGCGGACGGTGGCGCGCGGCTCGGCGGGGTTTCGCGGCGCCGTCATGGTCCGTCTCATGCACGCCATGGTCCGCGTCCGGCTCACGGACGATCCGCGCTGGCGCATGGAGGCGTGGGGCCTGCCGGTGAACCAGGCCGACCTGCTCGCGACGAACCTCCTCTTTTCGTCGGTGTTCGTGATTGGCCTCCGCACCCTCGGCCATCTCATCACGCGGCGCGAGGCCGACGCGCTCGTGCATTTCTGGCGTTACGTCGGGTATCTCATGGGCGTCCGCCTCGACCTGCTCCCGCACGACTTCAAGGAGGCGTGCGCGCTCGTCTACCTGTCGGCCGCGACGCAGCCCGGAGGGGACGAGGACAGCCGCAAGCTCGCCGCCGCGCTGCTCGCCGTGCCGGTGGAGCCGGATCGACCCCGTCCGCTGGTCTACATCGACGCGCAGTGGCGTGCGGGCTTTTCGCGCCTCGTGCTGGGCGACGACGCGGGGGACGAGCTCGGCTTGCCGAACAACGCGTGGAAATGGCTGGTCCTCGGCAGCACAGCGTGGAACTTCGCGACCGAGCTCGTGAGGCTCCTGCTCCCCGGCGGCAACGCGCTCTTCACGCGGATCCGCCGGGCCCGGGTCCGGCGCAACGTCGAGCGCGCGCTCGACGGCAAGCCCCCCGCGTACCGACCGTACCCGCCTCGAAGCGAGAGCCGCTAG
- a CDS encoding STAS domain-containing protein, which produces MNDEPTYEALRADNAALRARVDELERALAEREVLESTLTEHERRVPYRKIFDSIPVGLGVYRRDGLSVAMNRNSLDVIGGVREDIIGKFNILTDPASISMGFVANFERAAAEHTNITMPPTSYDTAGSTLATVDERVVWTETTYIPVEGDDGTEYVVEFNIDVTSQQRAQRAIEQTQRAEAENVRLQEEIIRMQAEALRALSTPLIPIAEGVVVMPLIGTVNAARAQQVIETLLEGVMAHRAAVAILDVTGVPVVDADVANGLIQAAQAVALLGAEVVLTGIRAEIARTLVELGTDLRGLVTRSTLQSGVEHALRRNAGIRPATLARKR; this is translated from the coding sequence GTGAACGACGAGCCGACCTACGAAGCCTTGCGAGCCGATAACGCAGCCCTGCGCGCGCGGGTGGACGAGCTCGAGCGTGCGCTCGCCGAGCGCGAGGTGCTGGAGAGCACCCTCACGGAGCATGAGCGCCGCGTCCCCTATCGCAAGATCTTCGATTCCATCCCCGTGGGCCTGGGCGTCTACCGGCGGGATGGCCTATCGGTCGCGATGAACCGCAATTCCCTCGACGTCATCGGGGGTGTGCGAGAAGACATCATCGGGAAATTCAACATCCTGACCGATCCGGCATCGATATCGATGGGGTTCGTCGCCAATTTCGAGCGGGCGGCTGCAGAGCACACGAACATCACGATGCCGCCGACCTCTTACGATACCGCGGGGTCCACCCTGGCGACCGTCGACGAGCGCGTGGTGTGGACCGAGACCACCTACATCCCCGTCGAGGGCGACGACGGGACCGAGTACGTGGTCGAATTCAACATCGACGTCACCTCGCAGCAGCGGGCGCAGCGGGCCATCGAGCAGACGCAGCGTGCCGAGGCCGAAAACGTACGCCTCCAGGAGGAGATCATTCGTATGCAGGCCGAGGCCCTGCGCGCCCTGTCGACGCCGCTCATCCCCATCGCCGAGGGCGTGGTGGTCATGCCGCTCATCGGCACCGTGAACGCCGCGCGCGCGCAGCAGGTCATCGAGACGCTGCTCGAAGGGGTGATGGCGCATCGGGCGGCGGTCGCCATCCTCGACGTGACGGGCGTCCCGGTGGTGGACGCGGATGTCGCCAATGGGCTGATCCAGGCCGCGCAGGCCGTGGCGCTCCTCGGGGCGGAGGTCGTCCTCACAGGGATCCGGGCGGAAATCGCGCGCACGCTCGTCGAACTCGGGACCGATTTGCGCGGGCTCGTCACCCGTAGCACATTGCAGAGTGGCGTCGAGCACGCTCTCCGGCGCAACGCCGGGATCCGCCCCGCGACGCTTGCAAGGAAAAGGTGA